From a single Candidatus Defluviilinea gracilis genomic region:
- a CDS encoding DUF2281 domain-containing protein produces the protein MTLHEQIQEQIAKLSPEKQNEVMDFISFLQQQSPTRASRKRQSLKKHPAFGSWRGRKINALTYQNTLRAE, from the coding sequence ATGACCCTTCACGAACAAATCCAAGAACAAATTGCTAAACTGTCTCCTGAAAAACAGAACGAGGTGATGGATTTCATTTCTTTTCTGCAACAGCAAAGCCCGACGCGCGCATCTCGTAAGCGTCAGTCGTTGAAAAAACATCCTGCCTTCGGATCATGGCGCGGACGGAAAATAAACGCGCTGACGTATCAGAACACCCTTCGTGCTGAGTGA
- a CDS encoding YtxH domain-containing protein has product MKRMFGFLIGIFVGSLVGSTIALLMAPESGEELRGMIRARGENFFNDVRHAADERRIELRHQLESMRAPRGE; this is encoded by the coding sequence ATGAAACGCATGTTTGGCTTTTTGATCGGAATTTTTGTCGGCAGTCTCGTCGGTTCGACAATTGCGCTGTTGATGGCGCCTGAATCGGGCGAGGAACTGCGCGGGATGATCCGCGCGCGCGGCGAGAACTTCTTCAACGATGTGCGCCACGCGGCGGACGAACGACGCATCGAATTGCGTCACCAGTTAGAGTCCATGCGCGCGCCGAGGGGGGAATAG